A portion of the Segatella copri DSM 18205 genome contains these proteins:
- a CDS encoding PhoH family protein, with the protein MIEKHIVLEDIDPVMFYGVNNAHLQMIKSLYPKLRIVARDNVIRVLGDEEEMAKVEEDIEQMRKHLLKYNMLNDEDILDIVKGKQTKADSVKGVLVYSISGRPIKSRSENQQQLIDAYEKNDMVFAVGPAGTGKTYLSIALAVKALKEKAIKKIILSRPAVEAGEKLGFLPGDMKDKIDPYLQPLYDALEDMIPAVKLQDMMEKHIIQIAPLAFMRGRTLSDAVVILDEAQNTTSQQIRMFLTRMGMNTKMIITGDLTQIDLPREQRSGLKEALKILDGVEGIGVVKLGQKDIVRHKLVTRIVNAYDKYDKERAEAREAQKAEKDNSK; encoded by the coding sequence TTGATAGAGAAACATATTGTACTCGAAGATATCGATCCAGTGATGTTCTACGGTGTGAACAATGCCCACCTGCAGATGATTAAATCGCTGTATCCTAAGTTGCGTATCGTAGCACGCGACAACGTGATTCGTGTGCTCGGCGACGAGGAGGAAATGGCAAAGGTGGAAGAGGATATTGAGCAGATGCGCAAGCACTTGCTTAAATACAACATGCTCAATGATGAAGACATCCTGGACATCGTGAAAGGAAAACAGACCAAGGCGGACAGCGTGAAAGGCGTGCTGGTATACAGCATCAGCGGCCGACCTATCAAGAGCCGCAGCGAAAACCAGCAGCAGCTGATAGATGCTTACGAGAAGAACGACATGGTATTTGCCGTGGGACCAGCCGGTACCGGCAAGACCTATCTCAGCATCGCCCTTGCCGTAAAGGCCCTCAAGGAGAAAGCCATCAAGAAAATCATCCTCTCACGACCAGCCGTAGAAGCCGGCGAAAAGCTCGGTTTCCTGCCTGGCGATATGAAAGACAAAATTGACCCATACCTCCAGCCGCTCTACGATGCGCTGGAAGACATGATACCTGCCGTAAAGCTGCAGGATATGATGGAAAAGCACATTATCCAGATTGCTCCGCTCGCCTTTATGCGCGGACGCACACTCAGCGATGCCGTCGTCATCCTCGACGAGGCGCAGAACACTACCTCCCAACAGATTCGCATGTTCCTAACCCGTATGGGTATGAACACCAAGATGATTATCACCGGCGACCTGACACAGATTGACCTGCCACGTGAACAGCGAAGTGGACTGAAAGAGGCGCTCAAGATTCTGGACGGCGTGGAAGGTATCGGAGTGGTGAAGCTGGGACAGAAGGATATCGTGCGCCACAAACTCGTAACCCGCATCGTCAACGCATACGACAAGTATGACAAGGAGAGAGCGGAAGCACGGGAAGCTCAGAAAGCAGAAAAAGATAATTCAAAATAA